The proteins below come from a single Cannabis sativa cultivar Pink pepper isolate KNU-18-1 chromosome 3, ASM2916894v1, whole genome shotgun sequence genomic window:
- the LOC133035561 gene encoding uncharacterized protein LOC133035561, with amino-acid sequence MVKTRSSISPSHSVKVAADKKKMENVSDDGDRDDSDRSGGSGGSSDGSRGSALQKRKRVVDKVKKEDVRNVKKMKQVAEDLPEDYDSEDLEVEVRNDLKEWDLYFKPGEKIQGKVMLFPNQDNIVVKNINSKLTKDQHKLFRDTCFGYFLDSHPVGFQSQLVHNALHREVYQKNEKEMWFKFGDENFRFSLAEFAVVSGLLCVGDVDLSKYTHRENAFVDRYFCDQTVTVSAVEHRFMYSDFKSDEYAVKMAVLYLVTNCLISSVYSKKVPVEILNIIGVDEYGSFPWGIPVFELTLHNLKIGLRGVMKGKGVAKPLAKVKGKHLEKGPRSYKLPGLPFAFLVWLYETIPLCLKAKFCSYDSGKPYRFCRWKSIGNPNSSEVEKKVLSSNKVFFIFCKLFICCFYYIL; translated from the exons ATGGTTAAAACTCGTTCCTCAATTTCTCCTTCGCATTCTGTAAAGGTAGCTGCTGATAAGAAGAAAATGGAAAATGTCTCCGATGATGGAGATCGTGATGATTCTGATCGTTCTGGTGGTTCTGGTGGATCATCGGATGGTAGCCGTGGCTCGGCATtgcaaaagagaaaaagagttgTTGATAAAGTGAAGAAAGAAGATGTTCGAAATGTGAAAAAGATGAAGCAAGTTGCTGAAGATTTGCCTGAGGATTATGATAGTGAAGACTTGGAGGTTGAAGTTCGTAATGATTTGAag gaATGGGATTTATATTTCAAGCCTGGTGAAAAGATTCAGGGAAAAGTGATGTTATTCCCTAATCAGGATAACATTGTTGTCAAAAATATTAATTCCAAGTTGACTAAAGATCAACATAAGTTGTTTCGTGATACTTGTTTTGGTTATTTTTTGGATAGCCATCCTGTTGGTTTTCAGTCTCAATTAGTTCATAATGCCTTACATAGGGAGGTATAtcagaaaaatgaaaaagaaatgtgGTTTAAGTTTGGTGATGAGAATTTCAGATTCAGTTTAGCTGAGTTTGCTGTTGTTTCTGGTTTACTGTGTGTTGGTGATGTCGATTTGAGTAAGTATACACACAGAGAAAATGCTTTTGTTGATCGATATTTTTGTGATCAGACAGTGACTGTTAGTGCTGTTGAGCATAGGTTTATGTATAGTGATTTCAAGTCAGATGAGTATGCTGTGAAGATGGCTGTTTTGTACCTTGTTACTAATTGTTTGATTAGTAGTGTTTACTCAAAAAAAGTTCCTGTTGAGATTTTGAACATAATTGGGGTTGATGAGTATGGTAGTTTTCCATGGGGTATACCAGTGTTTGAATTAACTTTGCACAATTTAAAGATTGGTCTGAGGGGTGTTATGAAGGGAAAAGGTGTTGCTAAGCCTCTTGCTAAGGTTAAAGGGAAACATTTGGAAAAGGGTCCTCGATCTTATAAACTTCCTGGTTTACCTTTTGCATTTTTGGTTTGGTTGTATGAAACCATTCCTTTGTGCTTGAAGGCAAAGTTTTGTTCCTATGATTCTGGTAAACCATATAGGTTTTGTAGATGGAAGAGTATTGGAAATCCTAATTCAAGTGAAGTTGAGAAGAAAGTTCTATCttcaaataaggtattttttatattttgtaaattgtttatttgttgtttttattatattttgtaa
- the LOC115701525 gene encoding uncharacterized protein LOC115701525 isoform X2, which translates to MEFIGREESDDDFDDVPFSKFNVDRVGSSGVQKEFTGGFDVDGVMRKMKEFISRQKKTDESIEVLNNVLEGRFKELQLSLQSYIDSKISEGLVFFMELKFNELKEAIENAKISKDGNDSPDESDGKNDDLNDVEVFDVKSQDAIETVGLDENIQYTQVVDDHGLFKDVVKKSKEDEDDGGDDQGLGGGDAVKAIGSDGTNKDNVEGKNTEEAKDVADGSNKDNVEAQSELM; encoded by the exons ATGGAGTTTATTGGCCGAGAAGAGTCAGATGATGACTTTGATGATGTTCCATTCTCAAAGTTTAATGTTGATAGAGTTGGATCTTCTGGTGTACAGAAGGAGTTTACTGGTGGGTTTGATGTCGATGGTGTGATGCGTAAGATGAAGGAGTTTATTTCTAGGCAAAAGAAGACTGATGAGTCTATTGAAGTATTGAATAATGTGTTGGAGGGTAGATTCAAGGAGTTGCAGTTAAGTCTTCAGTCGTATATTGACTCAAAGATCAGTGAAGGCTTGGTTTTTTTTATGGAATTGAAGTTTAATGAGTTGAAGGAAGCTATTGAAAATGCAAAAATTTCTAAAGATGGAAATGATAGTCCTGATGAGAGCGATGGCAAG AATGATGATTTAAATGATGTTGAAGTTTTTGATGTGAAAAGTCAAGATGCAATTGAAACTGTTGGACTCGATGAGAATATCCAATATACTCAG GTTGTTGATGATCATGGCCTATTTAAGGATGTTGTTAAAAAATCTAAGGAGGATGAAGATGATGGTGGTGATGACCAg GGTTTGGGGGGTGGTGATGCTGTTAAAGCTATTGGTTCAGATGGGACAAATAAAGACAATGTTGAGGGAAAGAATACTGAAGAAGCAAAAGATGTTGCAGATGGGAGTAATAAAGATAATGTTGAGGCGCAGAGCGAGTTGATGTAG
- the LOC115701525 gene encoding uncharacterized protein LOC115701525 isoform X1, which translates to MEFIGREESDDDFDDVPFSKFNVDRVGSSGVQKEFTGGFDVDGVMRKMKEFISRQKKTDESIEVLNNVLEGRFKELQLSLQSYIDSKISEGLVFFMELKFNELKEAIENAKISKDGNDSPDESDGKNDDLNDVEVFDVKSQDAIETVGLDENIQYTQVFNDDAPSFDIMSFISSKPDWFTEEKKNTDKLNDEEQVVDDHGLFKDVVKKSKEDEDDGGDDQGLGGGDAVKAIGSDGTNKDNVEGKNTEEAKDVADGSNKDNVEAQSELM; encoded by the exons ATGGAGTTTATTGGCCGAGAAGAGTCAGATGATGACTTTGATGATGTTCCATTCTCAAAGTTTAATGTTGATAGAGTTGGATCTTCTGGTGTACAGAAGGAGTTTACTGGTGGGTTTGATGTCGATGGTGTGATGCGTAAGATGAAGGAGTTTATTTCTAGGCAAAAGAAGACTGATGAGTCTATTGAAGTATTGAATAATGTGTTGGAGGGTAGATTCAAGGAGTTGCAGTTAAGTCTTCAGTCGTATATTGACTCAAAGATCAGTGAAGGCTTGGTTTTTTTTATGGAATTGAAGTTTAATGAGTTGAAGGAAGCTATTGAAAATGCAAAAATTTCTAAAGATGGAAATGATAGTCCTGATGAGAGCGATGGCAAG AATGATGATTTAAATGATGTTGAAGTTTTTGATGTGAAAAGTCAAGATGCAATTGAAACTGTTGGACTCGATGAGAATATCCAATATACTCAG gtTTTTAATGATGATGCTCCTTCATTTGATATTATGAGTTTTATTTCTAGTAAACCTGATTGGTTTactgaagaaaaaaagaatactGATAAATTGAATGATGAAGAACAGGTTGTTGATGATCATGGCCTATTTAAGGATGTTGTTAAAAAATCTAAGGAGGATGAAGATGATGGTGGTGATGACCAg GGTTTGGGGGGTGGTGATGCTGTTAAAGCTATTGGTTCAGATGGGACAAATAAAGACAATGTTGAGGGAAAGAATACTGAAGAAGCAAAAGATGTTGCAGATGGGAGTAATAAAGATAATGTTGAGGCGCAGAGCGAGTTGATGTAG